The genomic interval CGGATGATGAGTCGATGCGGATTAGCCATGAGGCGATATATCAAGCGCTCTATGTCGAGAGCCGCGGTGCGCTCAAGCGTGAGCTGGTCGCGTGCCTTCGTACCGGCCGCGCGCTGCGAGTGCCGCGGGCGCGCTCCAAGCAGAAGGCGTGGGCGCATGTCACACCGGAGGTGGTGATCAGCGAACGACCCGCCGAAGCCGAGGATCGCGCGGTCCCTGGCCATTGGGAAGGTGACTTGCTCATCGGCCTGGAACGATCGGCGATCGGCACCCTCGTCGAGCGCACTACCCGGTTCACAATGCTGATTCACCTGCCGCGCGAGGATGGCTACCGCCACAAGCACACGGTTAAGAACGGCCCGGCGCTGGCCGGCTACGGCGCCATCACGATGAAGAACGCGCTCGCCGCGACGATAACGACGCTGCCCGAACAGCTGCGCCGCTCACTGACGTGGGACCGCGGCAAGGAGATGTCGGCCCACGCCGACTTCAAGGTCGAGACCGGCATCCCCGTGTTCTTCGCCGATCCGAGCAGCCCCTGGCAACGCGGCACGAACGAGAACACCAACGGGCTGCTCCGCCAGTACTTCCCCAAGGGCACCGACCTCTCACGATGGTCCGCCGAAGACATCGAAGCCGTCGCACGAACCTTGAACAACCGGCCACGAGAGACGCTCGGCTGGAAGACCCCAGCCGAAGCACTCAACGAGCAGCTACTGTCCCTAGAACAAGCCGGTGTTGCGACGATCGATTGAGACTGGTCAATACACATCCTGGCTGTTCGGCCATCGACTTCGTGAAGCCGGACTGCTCGGCTCGATGGGCAAAGTCGCCTGCGCCTACGACAACTCGCTGATGGAGTCGTTCTTCGGCACGATGCAGATCGAACTGCTCGACCGGCGCACCTGGCCGACCCGCGCCGAGCTCGCCACCGCGATCTTTGAATGGATCGAAGCGTTCTACAACCCCGTCCGCCGGCACTCAGCCCTGGCCTACCTCAGCCCCGTCGACCACGAACGGCTTCACACCGCCGCCGAAGCTGCGGCATGATCACCCCACCGCAACTGTCCGGAAAAGCGTGGGCAGGTCACTCCACCGCTACAACACTCGACGCGGCCACTCCGCACTCGGCGGACAACCACCCATCAGCCGGCTCACCGCCTGACAACAACGTCTCAGGTCACGACACCTAACCGGCCTGCGTTGGGTGCGGCCCGGGTTGGTCAGGCCGTGGCCGCGGCCGCGGCCGAGGCGGGCTCCCACGGGTCGAACCACGGGGTGGGCAGCAGCTTCTCCGCCGCCCAGAGCAGCGGAAGCCAGGTCGCGCCATCCACGCTCTCTCGGATGATGTCGGCATGGCCGGCGTGCCGGGCCGTCTCCTCGATCAAGTGAAGGATGACCCAGTGGGCGTCCCACGCCTCGAGATCCTTG from Mycobacteriales bacterium carries:
- a CDS encoding IS3 family transposase — encoded protein: MGKVACAYDNSLMESFFGTMQIELLDRRTWPTRAELATAIFEWIEAFYNPVRRHSALAYLSPVDHERLHTAAEAAA
- a CDS encoding IS30 family transposase, with protein sequence MNPCLPPTVSGRYLSFAERENIALLRAQGAGVREIARQIGRDPSTISRELLRNASTRTYNLDYKATVAQWHAERRARRPKTAKMVLNARLREYVQERLSGEIRDADGNRVLGPTVPKWIGKGKPHRGDRRWAQGWSPQQIANRLKVDFPDDESMRISHEAIYQALYVESRGALKRELVACLRTGRALRVPRARSKQKAWAHVTPEVVISERPAEAEDRAVPGHWEGDLLIGLERSAIGTLVERTTRFTMLIHLPREDGYRHKHTVKNGPALAGYGAITMKNALAATITTLPEQLRRSLTWDRGKEMSAHADFKVETGIPVFFADPSSPWQRGTNENTNGLLRQYFPKGTDLSRWSAEDIEAVARTLNNRPRETLGWKTPAEALNEQLLSLEQAGVATID